One part of the Chlamydia suis genome encodes these proteins:
- a CDS encoding site-specific integrase, whose translation MGKGILSLQQEMSLEHCEKSYQEVLKIRQESYWKRMRSFSLFEIIMHWTASLNKHTCRSYRGAFLSLEKIGLLSLDMNLQEFSLLNHNLILDAIKKIPSSKASWTEGTKQVRAASYISLTRFLNRMTQGIVTIAQPSKQENSRTFFKTREIVKTNAMNQSQTVSFLNELKKINTRDWLIAQTMLQGGKRSSEVLSLEINQICFQQATISFSQLKNRQTEKRIIITYPQKFMHSLREYIGLRRGLVFVTSSGKMVGLRQIARTFSQAGLQASIPFKITPHVLRATAVTEYKRLGCSDSDIMKVTGHATAKMIFAYDKSSREDNASKKMALI comes from the coding sequence GTGGGTAAAGGGATTTTATCTTTGCAGCAAGAAATGTCGTTAGAACATTGCGAAAAGTCCTATCAGGAAGTTTTAAAAATTCGACAAGAATCCTATTGGAAACGCATGAGAAGCTTCTCTTTATTCGAGATTATCATGCATTGGACCGCATCATTAAATAAACACACTTGCAGATCTTATCGAGGAGCTTTTTTGTCTTTAGAGAAGATCGGATTATTGTCCTTAGATATGAATCTACAAGAATTTTCTCTTTTGAACCACAACCTGATATTAGACGCGATAAAAAAAATTCCCTCATCAAAAGCGTCTTGGACAGAAGGAACCAAACAAGTTCGTGCGGCCAGCTATATTTCTTTGACTAGATTTTTAAATAGAATGACTCAAGGGATTGTTACTATCGCACAGCCCTCTAAACAAGAAAACAGCCGAACATTCTTTAAAACTAGAGAAATTGTAAAAACAAACGCGATGAACCAATCTCAAACAGTTTCGTTTTTAAATGAGTTAAAAAAAATCAACACTAGAGATTGGCTAATTGCTCAAACCATGCTACAAGGAGGCAAGCGATCCTCTGAAGTCTTAAGCTTGGAGATTAATCAGATATGTTTTCAACAAGCCACCATCTCTTTCTCCCAGCTTAAGAACCGTCAGACAGAAAAGAGGATTATTATAACTTATCCTCAGAAGTTCATGCACTCTTTAAGAGAGTACATTGGGCTACGAAGAGGTTTGGTCTTCGTAACTAGCTCTGGAAAAATGGTGGGGTTAAGGCAAATCGCCCGCACGTTCTCTCAAGCAGGACTGCAAGCATCGATCCCATTTAAGATAACCCCGCACGTGCTTAGAGCAACCGCCGTGACAGAGTACAAGCGCCTAGGGTGTTCAGACTCTGACATCATGAAGGTCACAGGACACGCAACCGCAAAGATGATATTTGCGTACGATAAATCCTCCAGAGAAGACAACGCTTCAAAGAAGATGGCTCTAATATAG
- a CDS encoding site-specific integrase, whose translation MDSRVCHRSRLFLTFGDAAEIWLSTLSPLTRKNYASGIKFLVSLEIFDLTETLEKAISFDHNESLFKIKSTTAFNGKVFSEASKQARAACYISFTKFLCRLTKGYIKPAIPSKEFGNTTFFKIRDKVKTVSISKREWTIFFDALRLVNYRDYLIGKLIVQGVRKLDEILSLRKEDIFFASNQIAFRIKKRQNKEVNVLITFPFSLIEELKEYVGKRNGFVFISEDGSPTTTSQVAHNFKIAALRSAMTTKITPRVLRASALIYLKQIGLRDEEIMRVSCLSSRQSLCSYACSGGSSILCLPNML comes from the coding sequence TGCGGAAATTTGGCTGTCAACACTATCTCCTTTAACTAGAAAAAATTACGCATCCGGAATCAAGTTTTTAGTTTCTTTAGAGATATTTGACCTAACGGAAACGCTGGAAAAAGCCATCTCTTTTGACCACAACGAATCTTTGTTTAAGATCAAGTCTACCACCGCATTTAACGGAAAGGTTTTTTCTGAAGCCTCTAAACAGGCTAGAGCAGCCTGTTATATATCGTTCACCAAGTTTTTATGCAGATTAACCAAAGGATATATTAAGCCTGCCATTCCTTCTAAAGAGTTCGGAAACACCACATTTTTTAAAATTAGAGATAAAGTCAAAACAGTCTCTATTTCTAAAAGGGAGTGGACTATATTTTTTGATGCGCTTCGTTTGGTGAATTACAGAGATTATCTGATTGGGAAGCTAATTGTGCAAGGCGTTAGGAAACTGGACGAGATTTTGTCTTTGCGTAAAGAGGATATTTTTTTCGCGTCTAACCAAATTGCTTTTCGCATTAAAAAAAGACAAAACAAAGAAGTTAATGTCTTGATTACATTTCCTTTTAGCTTGATAGAAGAGTTGAAAGAGTATGTCGGCAAGAGAAACGGCTTTGTATTTATTTCTGAAGATGGATCTCCAACAACAACAAGTCAAGTTGCGCATAATTTTAAAATTGCAGCGCTTCGGAGTGCAATGACAACAAAAATTACTCCAAGAGTTCTTAGAGCTAGTGCGTTGATTTATTTGAAGCAAATAGGGTTGAGAGACGAAGAAATTATGCGAGTTTCCTGTCTTTCTTCAAGGCAAAGCTTATGTTCTTATGCATGTTCTGGGGGAAGTTCTATTTTATGTTTGCCGAACATGCTGTGA